A region from the Vicia villosa cultivar HV-30 ecotype Madison, WI linkage group LG3, Vvil1.0, whole genome shotgun sequence genome encodes:
- the LOC131661112 gene encoding NAD(P)H-quinone oxidoreductase subunit O, chloroplastic-like: protein MAFCVNLCYYTSFPSLSHFSKTLGRKHGHCSFPLIRAAQAGEPGGSSQPQTKSDASTSSSQSSTPAPKALPKKPVYSMKKGQIVRVDKEKYLNSVNYLSVGHPPYYKGLDYIYQDRGEVLDMRIFETGEYALIAWVGIPTAPAWLPTYMLIKSEKLNYERL from the exons ATGGCTTTCTGTGTGAATCTCTGCTACTACACTTCCTTCCCTTCTCTTTCACATTTTTCAAAAACATTGGGAAGGAAACATGGCCATTGTTCTTTCCCGTTGATTCGTGCAGCTCAAGCCGGTGAACCGGGTGGCAGTTCACAGCCACAGACTAAGAGTGATGCTTCCACATCCTCGTCTCAGTCTTCAACTCCTGCCCCTAAGGCTCTTCCCAAGAAACCTGTTTATTCCA TGAAGAAAGGTCAGATTGTGAGAGTGGACAAGGAGAAATATCTCAATAGCGTCAAT TATCTTTCTGTTGGACACCCACCTTATTACAAAGGATTGGACTACATTTATCAAGACCGTGGCGAG GTTCTGGATATGCGAATATTTGAAACAGGAGAGTATGCACTT ATTGCATGGGTAGGAATCCCAACAGCTCCAGCTTGGCTTCCTACATACATGCTTATCAAG TCAGAGAAGCTCAATTATGAGAGGCTATAA